A genomic stretch from Coffea arabica cultivar ET-39 chromosome 10c, Coffea Arabica ET-39 HiFi, whole genome shotgun sequence includes:
- the LOC140015754 gene encoding uncharacterized protein, with product MDFWHDNWMGTGAICHQVENFQDRVLSDFVFQAQWNMRLLNQVLEPELVRQVVKIPPSSTHSSDRMMWALTQNGSFSVSSAYTLVSQASNYSWVVSHVWLKGFPIKISFFMLRLLRLHLPLMDLLHRFGVQGPSKCHCCSKPADDEVNHIFLTGDLAKVVRNRFEGVLGYLDMVSTLRHVLLRCGSFEKNGFYLPITWSAPRAGYKLNLDGCAKGNPGVSGGGGVVRDGEGRFIVGYSCFFGSLTSLHAELKATLFGVLLFVARGLQDFHVESDSLVLVQILQGTHGCPWRLQREVDELLSFKHHFREITHCYREVNKPADYLANLGTNSEQEDVFDNFRSLLATVRREIIMDTLGFPDFRRKLL from the exons ATGGATTTCTGGCATGACAATTGGATGGGAACTGGGGCTATATGTCATCAGgtggaaaattttcaagatcGTGTTCTGTCAGATTTTGTCTTCCAAGCGCAATGGAATATGCGACTCCTTAATCAAGTTCTAGAGCCTGAGTTAGTTAGGCAAGTTGTGAAGATTCCCCCTTCATCCACTCATAGCTCTGATAGGATGATGTGGGCTTTAACACAGAATGGTTCATTCTCGGTTTCTTCGGCTTACACGCTTGTTTCGCAGGCTTCTAATTATTCCTGGGTGGTTTCGCATGTGTGGCTGAAGGGGTTTCCTATCAAAATCTCCTTCTTTATGTTACGGTTGCTACGTTTGCATCTTCCCCTAATGGACCTGCTACATAGATTTGGGGTACAGGGTCCGTCTAAGTGTCATTGTTGTTCTAAGCCAGCAGATGACGAGGTTAATCACATATTTTTAACAGGGGATTTAGCTAAGGTGGTCAGGAATAGATTTGAGGGTGTCTTGGGATATTTGGATATGGTGTCCACATTGAGACATGTGCTGTTACGGTG TGGTAGCTTTGAAAAGAACGGTTTCTATTTACCGATTACATGGTCGGCTCCTAGGGCAGGGTATAAGTTGAATTTGGATGGTTGTGCAAAGGGGAACCCAGGAGTTAGTGGGGGTGGGGGAGTTGTGCGAGATGGGGAAGGGAGATTTATCGTCGGTTATTCCTGTTTTTTTGGGTCATTGACCAGTTTACACGCGGAGCTCAAGGCCACACTCTTTGGGGTGCTGCTCTTTGTTGCTCGAGGCTTACAAGACTTCCATGTTGAATCTGACTCACTTGTCTTGGTTCAAATACTCCAAGGGACACATGGTTGCCCTTGGAGACTCCAACGGGAGGTGGATGAATTACTCAGTTTCAAGCATCATTTCCGTGAGATAACCCATTGCTATAGAGAGGTGAACAAACCTGCTGATTATCTAGCTAACCTTGGCACAAATTCGGAGCAAGAGGATGTTTTTGACAACTTTCGTTCTTTGCTGGCTACTGTCCGTAGGGAGATCATCATGGACACTTTAGGTTTCCCTGATTTTCGTAGAAAATTACTATAG